In Gopherus flavomarginatus isolate rGopFla2 chromosome 1, rGopFla2.mat.asm, whole genome shotgun sequence, a single genomic region encodes these proteins:
- the LOC127042579 gene encoding zinc finger and SCAN domain-containing protein 29-like: MPPRPRRAPAWNSSKLQDLISVWGEEAVQAQLRSSQRNYDTYGQISQSLLRRGHERDALQCKVKIKELRSAYCKAREGNRRSGAAPTTCRFYKELDAILGCDPTANPRSTMESSEQGEVGEGVEEAESQATVVEGDTPESQEACSQELFSSQEEDSQSQQLEVAREEEAEDRARVTLTNAAGSPASRRLQNLRKKSTKIKRGVDQSSYESLQQRK; the protein is encoded by the exons atgcctccacgccccagacgagccccagcatggaacagttccaagctgcaggacctcatcagtgtttggggtgaggaagctgtgcaagcacagctgcgctccagccagagaaattatgatacctatgggcagatatcacagtccttgctgagaaggggccatgaacgggacgcgttgcagtgcaaggtaaaaattaaggagctgcgcagtgcttactgcaaagcccgtgagggaaatcgccgctcaggagctgcccccacaacctgccgtttttacaaggagctggatgccatacttgggtgtgaccccactgccaatcctaggagcacgatggagagttcagagcagggagaagtgggggagggggtagaggaagccgagagtcaggctactgtggtggagggagacaccccggagtcccaggaggcatgcagccaggagctcttctcaagccaggaggaggacagccagtcgcagcagctggaagttgctcgtgaggaagaagcagaggatcgtgctcggg tgaccttgactaatgcagccggatcaccggcctcacgtcggttgcagaacttgagaaaaaaatccacgaaaatcaaaagaggagttgatcaaagcagttatgaatcactacaacagagaaagtag